In Symmachiella dynata, the following are encoded in one genomic region:
- a CDS encoding DUF1549 domain-containing protein: MLCRRGLAFSFCVLIATAAALPAADRDKSQEQGDTPTSTKLRSRTTSKKPYTTGATGETARIAAEVDTLIRQSWTDNEIRPSSEADDAEWIRRVHLDLVGHIPTLEQTKSFLADRDKNKRAAMIDQLIDSSDFVDNWTTIWTNLSIGRQTPRRTSRTGMESFYRQAFSENRPWNEVVRDIISAEGHYEENGAVNFLLAQMTARDEAVQATAKTTRLFLGIQVQCTQCHNHPFNKWKQDQFWEFNSFFRQARRIDHRKLDPDTGRMVDDYSELVNRGNVEGPVYFEKRSGLMQVAYPKYQGKTVDPGADTNRREVLAKLVTTVDESSLESSGARPMIADALANRLWGHFLGFGFTRPVDDMGPHQPASHPRVLELLAVEFTKHNFDVRELMRWICNTEAYNLSSKFGPQNKIDDPAIGEMPLFSHVYMKQMNAEQLFDSLLVATNAHQSGQTEFEKSKQRRQKWLQQFVRTFGTDENEEATSFNGSIPQALMMMNGELIENAVSAKEGSFLHSVLANSDNDSKKITTLYLTALGRRPLGKEQKAAQQLINRSSDRLTGYQDLFWALLNSNEFILVH, from the coding sequence ATGTTATGCCGTCGCGGCTTAGCATTTTCATTCTGCGTGCTCATTGCGACCGCTGCAGCTCTCCCGGCGGCTGATCGCGATAAATCGCAGGAGCAGGGCGATACGCCAACTTCTACAAAGTTGCGCAGCCGCACCACGAGCAAGAAACCCTACACAACCGGCGCCACCGGTGAGACCGCTCGCATTGCCGCTGAAGTCGACACGCTGATCCGCCAATCCTGGACCGACAACGAAATTCGGCCTTCGTCCGAGGCGGACGACGCGGAATGGATCCGCCGTGTGCATCTCGATCTGGTCGGCCACATTCCCACGCTGGAACAAACCAAATCGTTTTTAGCCGATCGCGACAAAAACAAACGCGCGGCAATGATCGACCAGTTGATCGATAGCTCTGATTTCGTCGACAATTGGACAACGATCTGGACCAACCTCAGCATTGGCCGCCAGACACCGCGCCGCACCAGCCGGACCGGAATGGAATCCTTCTACCGACAAGCATTTTCAGAGAATCGGCCCTGGAACGAAGTCGTCCGCGACATCATCTCCGCCGAAGGGCATTATGAGGAAAACGGTGCGGTCAATTTCCTGCTCGCGCAAATGACGGCCCGCGACGAAGCGGTGCAAGCGACCGCCAAGACCACCCGGCTGTTTTTGGGCATTCAGGTGCAATGCACACAATGCCACAATCATCCATTCAACAAGTGGAAACAGGACCAGTTTTGGGAATTCAACAGCTTCTTCCGCCAAGCCCGTCGCATCGATCACCGCAAACTTGATCCCGACACCGGCCGGATGGTCGACGATTATTCCGAGTTGGTCAATCGGGGTAACGTCGAAGGACCCGTCTATTTCGAGAAACGTAGCGGCCTGATGCAAGTCGCCTATCCCAAGTACCAAGGCAAAACAGTCGATCCCGGTGCGGACACCAATCGTCGCGAAGTCTTGGCCAAGTTGGTCACCACCGTCGATGAATCGTCGCTAGAAAGTTCCGGGGCCCGGCCGATGATTGCCGATGCCTTGGCGAATCGTCTCTGGGGGCATTTCCTCGGCTTTGGCTTCACGCGCCCGGTCGACGACATGGGCCCGCATCAACCGGCCAGCCATCCCCGTGTTCTGGAACTTCTGGCTGTTGAATTCACCAAACACAATTTCGACGTTCGCGAACTGATGCGTTGGATCTGCAACACCGAGGCTTACAACCTCTCCAGCAAATTTGGTCCCCAAAATAAAATCGATGACCCCGCCATCGGTGAAATGCCGCTGTTCAGCCACGTTTATATGAAACAGATGAATGCCGAACAGTTGTTCGATTCGCTACTGGTTGCCACAAACGCCCACCAGTCGGGGCAAACCGAATTCGAGAAATCGAAACAGCGACGGCAAAAATGGCTGCAACAATTCGTACGGACATTCGGTACCGACGAAAACGAGGAAGCGACATCGTTCAATGGTTCGATTCCACAAGCCCTGATGATGATGAACGGCGAACTCATCGAAAATGCGGTATCGGCAAAAGAGGGGAGTTTTCTCCACTCCGTCCTAGCCAATTCCGATAACGATTCTAAGAAGATCACCACGTTGTATTTGACCGCACTCGGTCGCCGCCCGCTGGGTAAAGAACAAAAAGCCGCCCAACAACTGATCAACCGTTCCAGCGACCGACTGACCGGCTATCAAGACTTGTTTTGGGCACTGCTCAACTCAAACGAATTCATTTTGGTCCACTAA
- a CDS encoding DUF1501 domain-containing protein: MARSESNIPRGMSRRHFMRHLSTGAMTLPALQFINNLNAHAADIKKNQKSCILLWLGGGPPTIDMWDLKPGSKNGGELSPIATTGDMQISEALPKTAQQMKHLSLIRSMSTREADHGRGRYYMHTAYVPNPTVVHPTFGSVVSKELGEQRPNLEIPAFISIGGGSEGPGFLGMANAAFNVDSSGNIRNAGGGGWAKSRLNNRLSMLNVVESNFIKSGRGGLPQDHADVYHKAVSLMTTQQLAAFKVNDEPEQIREAYGNDGFGRGCLLARRLVESGVPFVEVNSGGWDLHMGVFDALRDQRLPALDQGLAALTADLADRGLLEHTVIVCMGEFGRTPRINQNVGRDHWAASWSAVIGGGGLTGGITVGATDKDGIGIEGKSYLPGDLWATVSQALGIPLDIVYTTKRKRPMKIANGGKPIAELIG; this comes from the coding sequence ATGGCACGCTCCGAATCGAATATCCCCCGCGGCATGTCGCGACGGCATTTCATGCGTCACCTTTCGACCGGGGCAATGACGCTCCCCGCGCTGCAATTCATCAACAACCTCAACGCGCACGCTGCTGATATCAAGAAAAACCAAAAGTCATGCATCCTGTTGTGGCTCGGCGGGGGTCCCCCCACGATCGACATGTGGGACCTCAAACCGGGTAGCAAAAACGGCGGCGAGTTGTCTCCCATCGCCACTACCGGCGACATGCAAATCTCCGAAGCACTGCCCAAAACCGCGCAGCAGATGAAACACCTTTCGCTCATCCGCTCAATGAGCACCCGCGAAGCGGACCATGGCCGCGGCCGTTACTACATGCACACCGCCTACGTCCCCAATCCGACCGTCGTGCACCCCACGTTCGGCTCGGTCGTCAGTAAGGAATTGGGCGAACAACGCCCCAACCTTGAAATCCCCGCTTTCATCTCCATTGGCGGCGGTAGCGAAGGACCGGGATTTCTCGGCATGGCCAACGCCGCCTTCAATGTCGACAGCTCCGGCAACATCCGCAACGCCGGCGGCGGGGGCTGGGCGAAGTCACGACTGAATAACCGGCTGTCGATGCTCAACGTGGTCGAATCCAATTTCATCAAATCCGGCCGCGGCGGATTACCGCAAGATCACGCCGACGTCTACCACAAAGCCGTCAGCCTGATGACCACCCAGCAACTGGCCGCTTTTAAGGTCAATGACGAACCCGAACAAATCCGCGAAGCGTACGGCAACGACGGTTTCGGCCGCGGCTGTCTGCTCGCCCGCCGACTCGTCGAATCGGGCGTGCCATTCGTCGAAGTCAATTCCGGCGGCTGGGACCTGCACATGGGGGTCTTCGACGCCCTCCGCGACCAACGTCTCCCCGCACTCGATCAAGGCCTAGCGGCGCTGACGGCTGACTTGGCCGATCGCGGCCTGCTGGAGCATACGGTGATCGTCTGCATGGGCGAATTCGGTCGTACGCCGCGAATCAATCAAAACGTGGGCCGCGACCACTGGGCCGCCAGTTGGTCAGCCGTCATCGGCGGCGGCGGTTTAACCGGCGGCATCACCGTCGGCGCCACAGACAAAGACGGCATCGGCATCGAAGGCAAAAGCTACCTCCCCGGCGACCTCTGGGCCACCGTCTCCCAAGCCCTCGGCATCCCGCTGGACATCGTCTACACGACGAAACGCAAACGCCCCATGAAAATCGCCAACGGCGGCAAACCAATCGCCGAACTGATCGGGTAG
- a CDS encoding VOC family protein, which produces MSFAANIQQVAPVIAVANVKDAIDWYQRALGFKAGFINRDAADETGESWNYALLDNNSAQLHLAKIVSGDATLSSPCNCYLFVENIHALHEQLLAMQADVTPLQAMPWGNQECWLHDPYGNRLVLSAEE; this is translated from the coding sequence ATGTCATTCGCCGCCAACATCCAACAAGTTGCCCCGGTCATCGCCGTCGCCAACGTCAAAGATGCCATCGACTGGTACCAACGCGCACTCGGATTCAAAGCGGGCTTTATCAACCGTGACGCTGCCGATGAAACCGGCGAGTCCTGGAATTATGCGCTGCTTGATAACAACAGCGCGCAGCTCCATTTGGCAAAAATCGTCTCAGGTGATGCGACGTTATCGTCGCCGTGCAATTGCTATTTGTTTGTGGAAAACATCCACGCACTTCACGAACAATTATTAGCAATGCAAGCGGACGTTACGCCCCTGCAGGCCATGCCCTGGGGGAACCAGGAATGTTGGCTGCACGATCCATACGGCAATCGTTTGGTGCTCAGTGCCGAGGAGTAA
- a CDS encoding PQQ-binding-like beta-propeller repeat protein, whose amino-acid sequence MPLILRRLFLFAFTLGLCWQTAVAGDWPQILGPTRNGIAQDEKLADSWPANGPQVVWKQKIGSGLAGPVVADGRVVLFQRIGDNDVVQAYDAQTGKPGWKNQFPTTFRPSINPDDGPRSIPLIHKDRVYLFGAAGDLRCVSFADGQEIWVRHTHKEFGAREGYFGAGSSPIVVDGKLLLNVGGFRGPAVVAFSLDKGKTLWEAVKDTASYSSPVVATLNGKQQVIFITRMNLVSLDPADGSVQFEIPFGRRGPTVNGANPLVIGNRVFATSHYGVGGLMVEVGDAAPKTIWENDEALSSHYPTPIYYDGNLYGIHGQERASPLHLRCVDAKTGGVLWSEDNFGIGTFIMADGKLLITKLDGEIVLVQPSPKKYTELSRAQIGQSTARALPALADGKLYLRDEQFLYCVDVGR is encoded by the coding sequence ATGCCGCTGATCTTGCGCCGATTGTTTCTGTTCGCATTCACTCTGGGATTGTGCTGGCAAACCGCCGTTGCTGGAGATTGGCCGCAGATTCTCGGCCCGACGCGAAACGGCATCGCCCAGGATGAAAAACTGGCTGACAGCTGGCCCGCTAACGGTCCGCAGGTCGTCTGGAAACAAAAAATCGGCAGCGGCTTGGCCGGACCGGTGGTCGCCGACGGGCGCGTCGTATTGTTTCAGCGGATCGGTGACAACGATGTCGTCCAGGCCTACGATGCTCAAACCGGCAAACCGGGGTGGAAGAATCAGTTCCCGACCACGTTTCGCCCCTCGATCAATCCCGATGATGGTCCGCGGAGTATTCCGCTGATCCACAAGGACCGCGTGTATCTGTTCGGCGCTGCGGGCGATTTGCGATGTGTGTCGTTTGCCGATGGCCAAGAAATCTGGGTACGGCACACGCACAAGGAATTCGGTGCGCGGGAAGGTTACTTCGGAGCGGGCAGCTCACCGATTGTTGTGGATGGCAAATTGCTGTTGAACGTGGGTGGATTTCGCGGACCGGCGGTTGTGGCGTTTTCGTTGGACAAGGGAAAAACACTGTGGGAGGCTGTCAAAGATACGGCGAGCTATTCCTCCCCGGTGGTCGCAACGCTCAACGGCAAACAGCAGGTGATCTTCATCACCCGCATGAATCTGGTTTCGCTCGATCCGGCCGATGGGTCGGTGCAATTCGAAATCCCCTTCGGCCGCCGCGGCCCGACGGTGAACGGGGCCAATCCGTTGGTGATCGGCAATCGGGTGTTTGCGACGTCGCACTACGGGGTGGGCGGCTTGATGGTGGAAGTGGGCGACGCCGCTCCCAAAACGATTTGGGAAAACGACGAAGCTCTCTCCAGCCATTACCCAACGCCAATTTATTACGACGGAAACCTGTACGGCATCCACGGCCAAGAACGAGCCAGTCCGCTGCACCTGCGGTGCGTCGACGCTAAGACCGGCGGCGTGTTGTGGTCGGAAGACAATTTCGGCATCGGCACGTTCATCATGGCGGACGGGAAACTGCTGATCACCAAACTGGACGGCGAAATCGTACTGGTTCAACCCTCGCCCAAAAAATACACCGAACTGTCCCGCGCGCAAATCGGCCAATCGACGGCCCGCGCACTGCCGGCGCTGGCGGATGGGAAGTTGTATTTGCGGGATGAACAGTTTTTGTATTGTGTGGATGTGGGGCGGTAA
- a CDS encoding tetratricopeptide repeat protein, translated as MSENSADLTPTPPAHDGVLAEERLSFTGTLASMTHQQAHELTEKNGGVATASVSRLTTMLVIGEEGWPLEENGSPSLKLQQVSEWQHEGAAIRIVQESDWLEMLGLDRRDDEVHRQYTPAMLSQLLDVPVGVIRSWERAGLIRPVRRVFRLPYFNFQEVAGARRLAEMIADGVSKAEIQAGLAKLKHILPDIDQPLLQLELLARDKHVAYRDHGGLVETVSGQRLLDFDVPETSTAKQEPTTAEDAPRNVQTHWTADDWFEAACRHLEDQQLNEAVEAFRLCLIDDPHRPDANFQLAEVLYRLGRIDGALERYHVAVELDHNYLEAWTQLGCLHAERGEPQAALEAFDVALDVHAEYPDAHLHKAEILQQLGRIEEAIEHWQTYLKFDTRGPWADNARRRLEAAGVPVE; from the coding sequence ATGTCCGAGAACTCCGCTGATCTCACGCCCACTCCCCCCGCGCACGATGGCGTTTTGGCCGAGGAACGGCTGTCGTTCACAGGCACGTTGGCCTCGATGACGCACCAGCAGGCGCATGAGCTGACGGAGAAAAACGGCGGCGTCGCCACCGCCAGCGTGAGCCGATTGACGACCATGTTGGTCATTGGTGAAGAGGGTTGGCCGCTGGAAGAAAACGGCAGCCCTTCGCTCAAACTGCAACAGGTATCGGAATGGCAGCACGAAGGGGCTGCGATCCGGATTGTGCAGGAATCAGACTGGTTGGAGATGTTGGGGCTGGATCGTCGCGACGACGAAGTGCATCGTCAATATACGCCGGCGATGCTCAGCCAATTGCTGGACGTGCCGGTCGGGGTGATTCGCAGTTGGGAACGGGCGGGATTGATTCGTCCGGTTCGCCGCGTTTTCCGTTTACCGTATTTCAATTTCCAAGAAGTGGCCGGCGCGCGACGGTTGGCCGAGATGATCGCCGACGGGGTTTCTAAAGCTGAGATCCAAGCGGGGCTGGCGAAACTCAAACACATTCTGCCCGACATCGATCAACCGCTGCTGCAACTGGAACTCTTAGCCCGCGACAAACATGTCGCTTATCGCGACCACGGCGGATTGGTCGAAACGGTCAGTGGGCAACGGTTGTTGGATTTCGATGTTCCGGAGACGTCGACCGCTAAACAAGAACCGACCACGGCAGAAGATGCCCCGCGGAATGTCCAGACGCATTGGACGGCAGACGACTGGTTCGAGGCGGCTTGCCGGCATTTGGAAGATCAGCAGTTGAACGAAGCGGTCGAAGCGTTTCGACTGTGTTTGATCGACGATCCGCATCGCCCGGATGCGAATTTTCAATTGGCCGAGGTGCTTTACCGGTTGGGACGGATTGACGGGGCGTTGGAACGGTATCACGTTGCCGTCGAGCTGGACCACAATTATCTAGAAGCCTGGACACAACTGGGCTGTTTGCATGCCGAACGTGGGGAACCGCAAGCTGCGCTGGAGGCATTCGATGTCGCCTTGGATGTGCATGCGGAATATCCCGATGCGCACTTGCACAAGGCGGAGATCCTGCAACAGCTGGGCCGGATTGAGGAAGCGATCGAACATTGGCAGACGTATCTCAAATTCGACACGCGCGGCCCGTGGGCGGATAATGCGCGGCGGCGACTGGAAGCCGCAGGCGTGCCGGTTGAGTGA
- the glyA gene encoding serine hydroxymethyltransferase: MSALQTTDPEIYQAVQDEQTRQRDGLELIASENYTSAAVMEAAGTVLTNKYAEGYPGRRYYGGCEYADVIEDLARDRVCKLFGAEHANVQPHSGSQANMAVYLTVLKPGDTYLAMDLAHGGHLTHGMHLNFSGQLYNPVHYGVRESDHRIDFDQVATLAREHKPKLIIAGASAYPREVDHPKFAEIAREVGALLMVDMAHYSGLVAGGVHNNPVEVADYVTSTSHKTLRGPRSGFILTKEANAKDIDRTIFPGIQGGPLVHIVAGKAVCFLEASQPEFKTYAQQIVANAKVLAEVLMAGGISLASGGTDNHLMMADVTAIGLTGKIAEKSLDRAGITVNKNMIPFDKRKPLDPSGIRIGTAALTTRGMQEDDMKKVGSWILEVLKAPEDEAVIAKVRGEIQSFASDFPVPGI, translated from the coding sequence ATGTCCGCACTACAAACCACTGATCCCGAAATCTATCAAGCTGTCCAAGACGAACAAACGCGGCAGCGGGATGGATTGGAATTGATCGCCTCAGAAAACTACACCTCGGCCGCCGTTATGGAAGCAGCCGGAACCGTACTGACGAACAAATACGCCGAAGGCTACCCCGGTCGTCGCTACTACGGCGGTTGCGAATACGCCGATGTCATCGAGGACCTCGCCCGCGACCGCGTCTGCAAGCTCTTTGGTGCCGAACACGCCAACGTCCAACCGCACTCCGGCTCGCAGGCCAACATGGCGGTCTATCTCACCGTGCTCAAACCGGGGGATACGTACCTCGCCATGGACTTGGCGCACGGCGGACACCTCACGCACGGTATGCACCTGAATTTCTCAGGCCAACTTTATAACCCCGTCCACTATGGCGTGCGGGAATCGGATCACCGGATCGATTTCGATCAAGTGGCCACCTTGGCCCGTGAACACAAACCCAAATTGATCATTGCCGGGGCCAGCGCCTACCCGCGGGAAGTCGATCACCCCAAATTCGCGGAAATTGCCCGTGAAGTCGGCGCATTGTTGATGGTGGATATGGCGCACTATTCCGGACTGGTTGCCGGCGGAGTGCACAACAACCCGGTCGAGGTTGCCGACTACGTCACCTCCACCTCGCACAAAACGCTCCGCGGTCCGCGGTCGGGATTTATTCTCACTAAAGAAGCGAACGCCAAAGACATTGACCGCACGATCTTTCCAGGCATTCAAGGTGGGCCGTTGGTGCATATCGTCGCCGGCAAAGCGGTCTGTTTCCTCGAAGCCTCGCAGCCGGAATTTAAGACCTATGCGCAACAAATCGTTGCCAACGCCAAAGTCCTGGCCGAAGTCTTAATGGCCGGTGGCATCTCGTTGGCATCGGGGGGGACGGATAACCATCTGATGATGGCCGACGTGACCGCCATTGGACTGACCGGAAAAATTGCCGAAAAATCGCTGGATCGCGCGGGGATCACCGTGAACAAAAATATGATCCCTTTCGACAAACGCAAACCGCTCGATCCCAGCGGTATCCGTATCGGCACAGCTGCCCTCACCACACGGGGGATGCAGGAAGACGATATGAAAAAAGTCGGCAGCTGGATTCTGGAAGTCCTCAAAGCCCCTGAAGACGAAGCGGTGATCGCCAAAGTCCGCGGCGAAATCCAATCATTCGCCAGCGATTTCCCCGTGCCGGGGATTTAG